A single region of the Rhipicephalus microplus isolate Deutch F79 chromosome 10, USDA_Rmic, whole genome shotgun sequence genome encodes:
- the LOC119181867 gene encoding PMS1 protein homolog 1, producing MKSLQKLDSCTARLLHSSQSIASVSSIVKEIVENSLDAGATNVVVKLVDYGLDRIEVIDNGHGVGEDDLPLVVLAGYTSKISKSEDLLSLTTYGFRGQALAAIAAVSRVTVASGPQNGEQGLALCFDTQGNIVSRKALPWNGGMRVTIEDIFKNIPVRRKHMENMKAKSAQLKKVQNFLYAMAIACPGVGLSLHHNKSLIWTKVPVKTMREAIGQVYGISTLQMLHYSEAHDDNSGTTIKLFVPDISIRDKEKLPTCSEPEKSILLVNGRPVRIKEMMQLLHNEFSLAIGAEDGSSTKHPVSVASIDVPPSELDVNLEPDKTAVVFTKKDTVFELFEGLVRKAFSSAPAKDVGDDAVEGGVARAQLPLNDSEDRNRQDLGAADDLDRLFEDFVMPNDACEDLECLISKNLPVTPDGNKENVVALAEKAAVPPDETTALRKDLPEVLSEKISTPSKNVTAPRPVPERQASLWSLGILQNTQGRTVAEPTRVGGIAEKRPMISPLKNRTPSKKMRTPAKPSGVQSWLKGLLGSQKRSAKEVYCARRKKEILSQVPDMPLMELSELLEEGWTSLTPDEKQQYEKQAGKSPMECNKLPSMPQQAKESALPKQSASNWKKVELQFSMQSIKEHFEGYCQLSQQPLSLETTLVGPLRGCPTDAWVVWHKAKLCTLNTARLREAIIFKRLLASYPISSEEADPIITVTPIILRSDLLWNTLLGMKNETRDTSGILYVTDPLLTFNGFHLRILPGGSKAEIVKLPKDQALSEMVEILKLASSCPSATVATCRLPRTVALLRDEATRMVRNMPPKMLRDELEELLAGQQDLLQELCVHNRPICTHFFDMSTSFGHVSEDMSSQVTL from the exons ATGAAGAGTCTTCAGAAGCTAGACTCTTGCACCGCGAGGCTCTTACACAGCAGTCAGTCAATCGCCTCAGTTAGCAGCATTGTGAAAGAAATCGTGGAAAACTCACTCGATGCGGGTGCCACGAACGTCGTCGTCAAACTG GTTGATTATGGACTTGACAGAATCGAAGTGATTGATAATGGCCACGGTGTTGGAGAAGATGACCTGCCACTTGTCGTACTTGCCGGCTACACGTCGAAGATAAGCAAGTCAGAAGATCTTCTGTCCCTCACCACCTATGGATTTCGTGGACAGGCACTCGCAGCCATTGCTGCTGTGTCCAGAGTCACTGTCGCCAGCGGACCCCAAAACGGCGAACAAGGGCTGGCATTGTGCTTCGACACACAGGGAAACATTGTGTCGCGAAAGGCCTTGCCTTGGAATGGAG GAATGCGAGTGACCATTGAAGACATCTTCAAGAACATCCCAGTGCGAAGGAAGCATATGGAAAATATGAAGGCAAAATCAGCGCAACTTAAGAAAGTTCAAAATTTTCTTTATGCTATGGCCATCGCTTGCCCTG GTGTGGGCCTCAGTCTACACCATAACAAAAGCCTCATCTGGACGAAGGTGCCCGTGAAAACCATGCGGGAGGCCATCGGCCAGGTGTACGGCATCAGTACACTGCAGATGTTGCACTACAGCGAAGCGCACGACGACAACTCTGGCACT ACTATAAAGCTGTTTGTTCCTGACATTTCGATCAGGGACAAAGAAAAACTTCCCACCTGTTCTGAGCCAGAGAAGAGCATACTGTTAGTCAATGGGAGGCCTGTGAGGATCAAGGAGATGATGCAG TTGCTACACAACGAGTTTTCTTTGGCGATCGGAGCAGAGGATGGAAGTTCGACGAAACATCCCGTTTCTGTCGCCTCAATCGATGTTCCACCAAGTGAGCTTGATGTGAACTTGGAGCCGGACAAGACTGCTGTTGTATTCACTAAGAAG GACACAGTGTTTGAGCTTTTTGAAGGTTTAGTCAGAAAAGCGTTCAGCAGTGCACCTGCAAAAGACGTTGGTGACGATGCCGTTGAAGGCGGTGTTGCGAGAGCACAGCTTCCTTTGAACGATTCAGAAGATCGAAATCGACAGGACCTAGGAGCAGCAGATGACTTGGATCGACTGTTCGAGGACTTTGTCATGCCAAACGATGCCTGTGAGGACTTGGAATGCCTGATAAGCAAAAATCTCCCTGTCACTCCTGATGGTAACAAGGAGAATGTGGTGGCACTTGCTGAAAAGGCAGCAGTTCCTCCTGATGAGACCACTGCACTGCGCAAGGACCTGCCGGAAGTATTATCGGAGAAAATTTCGACACCTTCAAAAAACGTTACGGCACCTCGACCTGTGCCTGAAAGGCAAGCGTCACTCTGGTCTCTTGGTATCCTCCAAAATACACAAGGGAGAACAGTGGCG GAGCCCACGAGAGTGGGAggcattgcagagaagaggcccATGATCAGTCCGCTGAAAAACAGGACGCCTAGCAAGAAAATGCGCACACCCGCAAAGCCGTCGGGAGTTCAGAGCTGGCTCAAAGGCTTGCTGGGCTCTCAGAAGCGCTCGGCCAAGGAAGTATACTGCGCTCGTCGGAAAAAAGAGA TCCTGTCACAGGTTCCTGATATGCCACTAATGGAGCTCAGTGAGCTTCTTGAAGAAGGCTGGACTTCATTAACACCCGATGAAAAGCAGCAGTATGAAAAACAGGCTGGAAAATCTCCGATGGAATG CAACAAGTTGCCAAGTATGCCACAGCAGGCGAAGGAAAGCGCTCTACCAAAGCAGTCTGCATCAAACTGGAAGAAAGTGGAGCTGCAGTTCTCCATGCAAAGCATTAAGGAGCACTTTGAGGGCTATTGCCAGCTAAG CCAACAGCCGCTCAGCCTAGAGACTACACTCGTGGGACCACTTCGTGGATGTCCCACTGATGCTTGGGTTGTCTGGCACAAGGCCAAGCTTTGCACATTGAACACTGCCCGCCTACGTGAAGCGATCATATTCAAGAGGCTTCTGGCTTCCTATCCCATTTCATCGGAGGAAGCCGATCCCATTATAACTGTAACACCTAT CATACTTAGGAGTGACCTGCTGTGGAACACATTGCTTGGTATGAAGAACGAGACCAGAGACACATCTGGAATCCTGTACGTGACAGACCCGCTTCTCACTTTCAATGGCTTCCACTTGAGAATCTTACCAG GTGGTAGTAAAGCAGAAATCGTTAAGCTGCCCAAGGACCAGGCATTATCCGAGATGGTGGAAATCCTGAAGCTTGCCTCGTCGTGTCCGTCGGCGACTGTGGCCACCTGTCGGCTGCCCAGGACTGTGGCTTTGCTCAGAGACGAAGCCACACGAATGGTTCGCAACATGCCACCAAAAATGTTGCGCGACGAACTTGAAGAACTGTTGGCCGGGCAACAAGACTTGCTGCAAGAGCTGTGTGTGCACAACCGGCCAATATGCACGCACTTCTTCGACATGAGCACAAGCTTTGGCCACGTATCTGAAGACATGTCGTCACAAGTCACCCTTTGA